A region of Chitinophaga horti DNA encodes the following proteins:
- a CDS encoding TonB-dependent receptor: MRKLFFLCLGIWPCTLVFAQTKDTLLLNGVEVKDNRPEQRKRETAFSTETVGSEYISRHLGGSLMQTLDRLPGVKTIGIGSGQSKPLVRGLGFNRVVVTDKGMKHEGQQWGADHGLELDQFAAGEVTLVKGAASFVYGSDAIAGAIDVKPGTPPAPGSSGGSVTLVGKTNNQLYGGSANLYHRRNKWFADGRFTWQSYADYKVPADTIYIYDFAASLHDNRLRNTAGKELAAHFQTGYLGNKFRSVLYVSNVFSRSGFFANAHGLEPRKVNNELHDASVRDIQLPRQQVNHFKLVHRNSYRNGGHLWELDLAYQHNLRKEHSQYVNHGYMPANYPEDMRIPSDLERQFDKQVFSINAKDNFQLGKHMLVAGFNLERQQNDINGWSFLTPGFTQHTAGAFVYDKLQLSDAWLLHGALRYDYGHIQSRQYTDWFYSGPEKLVRADAMTRTFNSFVWSLGLNYNKEHFFLKSNIGKSFRMPVAKELAANGVNYHYFSYERGNASLSPETSYQFDVAIGYEDDRWNVQLSPFYNYFPNYIYLNPTAEHDYYYGAGNQVFQYAQSRVMRYGAELQAKYQFTSTISTEVAGEYLYAEQLSGDKEGYTLPFSPPPSAYINLTYTPKILKNTYLSADYQFTGAQNNIVPPERKTPGYRLLNIQAGTSVMTAKQAIAFSLQVQNVFNTRYLDHTSFYRLIGLPEAGRNIILTVKIPFSCNTAI, from the coding sequence ATGAGGAAACTATTTTTCCTGTGCCTCGGCATCTGGCCGTGCACGCTCGTTTTCGCACAAACGAAAGACACTCTTTTACTAAATGGCGTGGAGGTAAAAGACAACCGCCCCGAACAACGTAAGCGGGAAACTGCCTTCTCTACGGAAACGGTGGGTAGCGAGTATATATCGCGCCACCTGGGCGGCAGTCTTATGCAAACACTCGATCGACTGCCTGGCGTAAAAACGATCGGCATCGGCTCGGGACAGTCGAAGCCGCTGGTACGTGGCCTGGGCTTTAACCGGGTAGTGGTGACGGATAAAGGCATGAAACATGAAGGGCAGCAATGGGGTGCGGACCACGGGCTTGAGCTGGACCAGTTTGCAGCAGGCGAAGTTACACTCGTAAAGGGCGCCGCATCTTTCGTATATGGGTCGGATGCGATTGCAGGCGCCATCGATGTAAAGCCCGGCACGCCGCCCGCACCAGGCAGCTCCGGCGGATCGGTAACGCTGGTCGGCAAAACGAACAACCAGTTGTACGGCGGCTCGGCCAACCTGTATCATCGGCGTAACAAATGGTTTGCCGACGGCAGATTTACCTGGCAAAGTTATGCGGACTATAAAGTACCAGCGGACACGATTTACATCTATGACTTCGCGGCCAGTCTGCACGACAACCGCCTGCGCAACACCGCGGGTAAAGAGCTGGCAGCACACTTCCAGACGGGTTACCTGGGCAACAAATTCAGATCGGTGTTGTATGTGAGCAACGTGTTCAGTCGCAGCGGCTTCTTCGCTAATGCGCACGGGCTGGAGCCCCGTAAGGTAAACAACGAACTGCACGATGCATCTGTAAGAGATATACAACTGCCACGCCAACAGGTAAACCACTTCAAGCTGGTGCATCGTAACAGTTACCGCAATGGCGGGCATCTCTGGGAACTCGATCTCGCCTATCAACATAACCTGCGTAAGGAACACAGCCAGTATGTAAACCATGGCTATATGCCGGCCAACTATCCGGAGGATATGCGCATCCCCTCTGACCTGGAACGGCAGTTTGATAAGCAAGTATTTTCTATCAATGCAAAAGACAACTTTCAGCTTGGTAAACATATGCTGGTGGCAGGTTTCAATCTGGAAAGACAACAGAATGACATTAACGGGTGGAGTTTTCTTACACCCGGATTTACTCAACATACGGCCGGGGCGTTCGTATATGATAAGCTGCAACTGAGCGACGCCTGGCTGTTACACGGCGCGTTACGGTACGATTATGGCCACATACAATCCCGTCAATACACAGATTGGTTTTACTCGGGCCCCGAAAAGTTAGTAAGGGCGGATGCGATGACCCGTACTTTTAACAGCTTCGTATGGTCGCTCGGGTTGAATTATAACAAGGAACACTTCTTCCTCAAATCCAATATCGGCAAAAGCTTCCGTATGCCTGTTGCGAAGGAGCTGGCGGCCAATGGCGTAAACTACCACTACTTCAGTTATGAACGAGGCAATGCTTCCTTATCCCCCGAAACCTCTTACCAGTTTGACGTGGCCATTGGTTATGAAGATGATAGATGGAACGTGCAGTTGAGCCCTTTTTACAACTACTTCCCCAATTATATTTACCTGAACCCGACCGCGGAGCACGACTATTATTATGGTGCAGGCAACCAGGTATTCCAATACGCACAAAGCCGCGTGATGCGGTATGGTGCCGAGCTGCAGGCGAAGTACCAGTTTACGTCAACGATCAGCACCGAAGTAGCCGGCGAATACCTGTATGCAGAACAGTTATCGGGTGATAAAGAAGGATATACCCTGCCCTTCTCGCCGCCACCTTCGGCTTACATCAACCTCACCTATACCCCTAAGATCTTGAAGAACACCTACCTCTCCGCCGACTACCAGTTTACCGGCGCGCAGAACAACATTGTGCCACCGGAACGAAAAACACCGGGGTACAGGCTGCTGAACATCCAGGCCGGCACATCAGTGATGACAGCAAAACAGGCTATCGCTTTTAGTTTACAGGTACAAAACGTGTTCAATACCCGTTACCTCGACCATACCAGTTTTTACCGGCTTATCGGCTTACCGGAAGCTGGTCGTAACATCATTCTCACCGTTAAAATTCCTTTTTCATGCAATACAGCTATATGA
- a CDS encoding DUF4625 domain-containing protein, translating into MRLLTGLLCIAALWTGCKKDDAAPAQPVATNVEIGTGNEAKGYIGQDFHFNADVKAATKIDTVAVEIRQRNGNWHMRIAWGEFKGLKNTNVHKHFYIPTDAPAGSADFLFTVTDQDGSKLSTQTAFTILEK; encoded by the coding sequence ATGAGACTACTGACCGGATTATTATGCATCGCCGCATTATGGACGGGTTGTAAAAAAGATGATGCAGCGCCTGCACAACCGGTGGCTACGAACGTAGAAATAGGGACAGGAAACGAAGCGAAAGGTTATATCGGCCAGGACTTTCATTTTAATGCAGATGTAAAAGCGGCTACTAAGATTGATACGGTGGCCGTGGAGATCAGGCAGCGGAATGGCAACTGGCATATGCGTATAGCCTGGGGCGAGTTTAAGGGATTGAAGAATACTAACGTACATAAACACTTTTATATTCCGACCGATGCGCCGGCAGGGAGTGCAGACTTCCTGTTTACGGTAACTGATCAGGATGGATCAAAACTCAGCACACAAACAGCGTTTACGATACTGGAAAAATAA
- a CDS encoding DUF4625 domain-containing protein: MKKHILLPLLAAGLLASCSKDKDDTDTTYPEIGLNIANAFPTQCGTVKRGEAFTFRALLTDNRELGSVSVDVHHNFDQHSHSTEVVNCENDPKKAAVNPFVFINSYTIPAGLKEYQPEVSINVPADVDPGDYHFLVRVTDKAGWQTIRGISIKII; this comes from the coding sequence ATGAAAAAACACATTCTGCTCCCGCTGCTGGCGGCGGGCCTGCTAGCCTCATGCTCAAAAGATAAGGACGACACGGACACTACGTATCCTGAGATTGGCCTTAACATCGCCAATGCTTTCCCTACACAATGCGGTACGGTAAAGCGCGGGGAAGCCTTCACCTTTCGGGCGTTACTGACAGATAACCGCGAACTAGGTTCTGTGAGTGTAGACGTACACCACAATTTCGATCAGCATTCGCATAGTACAGAAGTGGTGAATTGTGAGAATGATCCGAAGAAGGCAGCGGTGAACCCCTTCGTGTTCATCAACAGTTATACGATACCAGCGGGCTTAAAGGAGTACCAGCCGGAAGTTTCCATTAATGTTCCGGCGGATGTGGACCCGGGTGATTATCACTTTCTCGTGCGGGTAACCGACAAGGCCGGCTGGCAAACCATTCGTGGCATCAGCATCAAAATTATCTAA